The proteins below are encoded in one region of Vicinamibacterales bacterium:
- a CDS encoding M1 family metallopeptidase yields the protein MMRRTILLAIALLAAVNLAAADTYPRQPIGAIHYVFHLELRDDTDEIAGETAATLELLEQGVTEVSFDLASAAGGKGMTVSEVSAGGRPLRFAHENSRLRISLPSPSRALESVTVVVKYRGVPVSGLRIGANKFGERCFFGESWPDKARQWLPTIDHISYKATGEFVVTAPAHYQVVSNGVLVEEMDLPGDLRRTHWRQPEPIAPWLYTIGVGRFAVHHADAVMGTPLETWVFSRDRDAGRKAFELPARQAIEFFSDLVGPYPYRKLANVEASGFGGGMEHATAIAYGEAAIDGRPIQTLVAHEIAHAWFGDGVTERDWDEVWLSEGFATFLTNLFVEHVNGHDAFTAALARDRDRVIAAEKKSPDTPIIHRNLSNLDKVLNTFVYQKGGWVLHMLRERIGAESFRTGLRTYYQRYLNRTATTDGFRQVMEAASGQDLSAFFRQWLNRPGVPAVAATWHYDAARNALDIEVSQTQQDDPFELPLEFGIRIDETQPLRVEKMALTDRRQRTTITLDPNVRALVDGSIVRR from the coding sequence ATGATGCGAAGAACAATCCTGCTTGCGATTGCGCTACTGGCGGCGGTGAACCTGGCGGCGGCGGATACCTATCCACGCCAGCCGATCGGCGCCATCCACTACGTCTTCCATCTCGAGTTGAGGGACGATACCGACGAGATTGCCGGTGAGACGGCCGCAACGCTCGAGTTGCTCGAACAGGGCGTCACTGAAGTCTCGTTCGATCTCGCGTCGGCTGCGGGTGGCAAGGGCATGACGGTGTCGGAGGTTTCCGCCGGTGGCCGGCCGCTTCGCTTCGCGCACGAGAACAGCCGGCTGCGAATCTCGCTGCCCTCGCCCTCGCGGGCACTGGAAAGCGTCACGGTGGTCGTCAAGTACCGCGGCGTGCCGGTCTCGGGACTGCGAATCGGCGCGAACAAGTTCGGCGAGCGCTGCTTCTTCGGCGAGAGCTGGCCGGACAAGGCGCGGCAGTGGCTTCCGACCATCGACCACATCTCCTACAAAGCCACCGGCGAGTTCGTCGTCACGGCTCCCGCGCACTACCAGGTCGTGTCCAACGGCGTGCTGGTCGAGGAGATGGATCTGCCCGGCGATCTCCGCCGCACGCATTGGAGACAGCCGGAACCGATCGCGCCCTGGCTCTACACGATTGGCGTGGGCCGCTTCGCCGTCCATCATGCGGACGCCGTCATGGGAACACCCCTCGAGACATGGGTGTTCTCGCGCGACCGCGACGCCGGGCGCAAGGCGTTCGAGCTGCCCGCCCGCCAGGCGATCGAGTTCTTCAGCGATCTCGTCGGTCCCTATCCCTATCGGAAGCTGGCGAACGTCGAGGCCTCCGGGTTCGGCGGCGGCATGGAGCACGCGACGGCCATTGCCTACGGCGAGGCGGCGATCGACGGACGGCCGATTCAGACGCTGGTCGCGCACGAGATCGCGCACGCCTGGTTCGGCGACGGCGTCACCGAGCGCGACTGGGACGAAGTGTGGCTGAGCGAGGGCTTCGCGACGTTCCTGACGAACCTGTTCGTCGAGCACGTGAATGGACACGACGCGTTCACCGCCGCGCTGGCGCGCGACCGCGACCGTGTCATCGCCGCCGAGAAGAAGAGCCCCGACACGCCAATCATCCATCGGAACCTCTCGAACCTGGACAAGGTGCTGAACACGTTCGTCTACCAGAAGGGCGGCTGGGTTCTTCACATGCTGCGCGAGCGGATCGGCGCCGAGAGCTTTCGAACCGGCCTGCGGACGTACTACCAGCGGTACCTGAACCGGACCGCCACCACCGACGGGTTCCGCCAGGTGATGGAGGCCGCGTCCGGCCAGGATCTCTCGGCGTTCTTCCGGCAGTGGCTGAACCGTCCAGGAGTCCCGGCCGTCGCCGCCACGTGGCACTACGACGCGGCGCGGAATGCGCTCGACATCGAGGTGTCACAAACCCAGCAGGACGATCCGTTCGAACTGCCGCTCGAGTTCGGCATCAGGATCGACGAAACGCAGCCGCTGCGAGTCGAGAAGATGGCGTTGACCGACCGCCGCCAGCGCACGACGATCACGCTCGACCCGAACGTGCGAGCGCTGGTCGACGGCAGCATCGTCCGGCGATGA
- a CDS encoding DUF6805 domain-containing protein yields the protein MLEVLVLEVRVLEVRVLEVRVPRVLQVGLLLVCAWGVAGLTSGGSLAQGLRVVDAVDVGSPASEQAHHYRGVAAFEGRYGSRNWRASREWFEYTVRVYDDTPVTLVCVWADPVLDRPTFDIMVEDATLEADASRRAGSEPCSTTVSVPDALTRGRTAITVRFRARAGKTTPGLVELRVVQEHLEQAAAAHAGRAATESMRHPASPAQRQTTSRN from the coding sequence GTGCTGGAGGTGCTGGTGCTGGAGGTGCGAGTGCTGGAGGTGCGAGTGCTGGAGGTGCGGGTGCCGAGAGTGCTGCAGGTGGGATTGCTCCTTGTGTGCGCGTGGGGCGTTGCCGGCCTGACCTCTGGCGGGTCGCTGGCACAGGGCCTGCGGGTGGTGGACGCGGTGGACGTCGGTTCCCCGGCCAGCGAACAGGCGCACCACTACCGGGGCGTCGCCGCGTTCGAAGGGCGATACGGCAGCCGGAACTGGCGCGCGTCTCGCGAGTGGTTCGAGTACACGGTCCGCGTGTACGACGACACGCCGGTCACACTCGTCTGCGTGTGGGCGGACCCCGTGCTCGACCGGCCCACGTTCGACATCATGGTCGAGGACGCGACACTGGAGGCGGACGCTTCACGCCGCGCTGGTTCGGAACCGTGCTCGACGACCGTCAGCGTGCCGGACGCGCTGACGCGCGGGCGAACGGCCATCACGGTGAGATTTCGCGCCCGCGCCGGGAAGACCACCCCTGGCCTCGTCGAGTTGCGCGTCGTGCAGGAACATCTGGAGCAGGCGGCAGCCGCCCACGCCGGTCGGGCAGCCACCGAGTCGATGCGGCACCCGGCCAGCCCGGCACAGCGGCAGACGACGTCCAGGAACTGA
- a CDS encoding M24 family metallopeptidase, with product MRNWRLRTIFLVLVGFAVLAPEPAHAAGGTPAILTLREQAAVYNTWLKNRLEKILPELMRQEGFDMWLVICRENNEDPVFSSLVPFNNLYASRTTMLVFFDRGVEGVERLTVGRSGIGGLYKSVWEPEKIEQWARLVQVIKERNPKKIGINESDVDNYGDGMTASLKKKLLASLPPDFVPRVQSSEHLAIRWLERRSVEELETYPHIVSIAHSIIAEAFTRGVITPGVTTGEDVAWWMRERSRQLGLTNWFHPTVDIQRPKDSPYKDSPVIHRGDLLHCDFGIVYLRLCTDTQQLAYVLREGETDAPKGLKDGLAAGNKLQDIHLAEMKPGRTGNEVLAAALKRAKAEGLRPSIYTHPLGTHGHAAGTLVGMWDMQGGVPGVGDLRFFEDTVHSIELNVISAVPEWGNQDVRFPLEQDAVLTKDGVKFLDQRQTGMHLIK from the coding sequence ATGCGTAATTGGCGACTGAGAACGATATTCCTCGTCCTGGTGGGCTTCGCGGTGTTGGCGCCGGAGCCGGCGCACGCGGCCGGCGGCACGCCAGCCATTCTCACCCTCCGAGAACAGGCGGCTGTCTACAACACCTGGTTGAAGAACCGGCTCGAGAAGATCCTGCCGGAGTTGATGCGGCAGGAAGGGTTCGACATGTGGCTCGTGATCTGCCGCGAGAACAACGAGGACCCGGTGTTCTCTTCGCTGGTGCCGTTCAACAACCTCTACGCCAGCCGCACCACGATGCTCGTCTTCTTCGACCGCGGCGTCGAGGGCGTGGAGCGGCTGACGGTCGGCCGATCGGGCATCGGCGGGTTGTACAAGAGCGTATGGGAGCCGGAGAAGATCGAACAGTGGGCCCGGCTGGTGCAGGTAATCAAGGAACGCAATCCGAAGAAGATCGGCATCAACGAGTCGGACGTGGACAACTATGGCGACGGCATGACCGCCTCGCTGAAGAAGAAGCTGCTCGCATCGCTGCCCCCTGACTTCGTGCCCCGCGTCCAGTCGTCCGAGCACCTCGCCATTCGCTGGCTGGAACGCCGGTCCGTCGAGGAACTCGAAACCTACCCCCACATCGTGTCCATCGCGCACAGCATCATCGCGGAGGCGTTCACGCGCGGCGTCATCACGCCTGGCGTGACCACCGGTGAGGACGTGGCGTGGTGGATGCGGGAGCGCTCGCGACAACTCGGGCTCACCAACTGGTTCCACCCGACCGTGGACATCCAGCGGCCCAAGGACAGCCCCTACAAGGACAGCCCGGTCATCCATCGCGGCGATCTCCTCCACTGCGACTTCGGGATCGTCTACCTGCGGCTGTGCACCGACACGCAGCAGCTCGCCTACGTGCTCAGGGAGGGGGAGACCGATGCGCCGAAGGGCCTGAAGGACGGGCTCGCGGCGGGCAACAAGTTGCAGGACATTCACCTCGCTGAGATGAAGCCCGGGCGAACCGGGAATGAAGTGCTGGCCGCCGCGCTGAAGCGGGCGAAGGCCGAGGGGCTGCGACCGAGCATCTACACGCATCCGCTCGGCACCCATGGCCACGCCGCCGGGACGCTCGTGGGCATGTGGGACATGCAGGGCGGGGTGCCTGGCGTCGGCGACTTGCGGTTCTTCGAGGACACGGTCCACTCGATCGAGTTGAACGTGATATCGGCCGTCCCGGAATGGGGCAACCAGGATGTCCGCTTTCCGCTCGAGCAGGACGCGGTGCTGACGAAGGACGGTGTGAAGTTTCTCGACCAGCGGCAGACGGGGATGCACTTGATCAAGTAG
- a CDS encoding D-aminoacylase: protein MADSRRFARSTSLPAMRWGLVALAGAVLAGWTTMGVPAQEARRYDLLLRGGHVIDGTGSPWVKADVAVTGDTIVAIAPRIDGPAARVIDVTGLVVSPGFIDIHTHARRGIFEVPTADNYTRQGVTTIYEGPDGSSPLPIKAFLDRVAATRVSPNFGTFVGQGSAREQVIGTVDRKATPAEIDRMRELVRQGMLDGAVGLSTGLFYVPGIFTPTDEVVELAKVAGAMGGIHVSHMRNEATGVLDSVRETIAIGERGGLPTQVTHHKIIGVQNWGKSVDTVKLVLDARARGVDVTIDQYPYTASATGINALFPPWALEGGRADVVGRLNDPAQRQRIKATVIDNIKFDRGGGDPKNISVSSCPWDASLAGKNLAEITRLRGQDPTIDNAAETTMWIVEKGGASGIFHAIDEKDLERIIACPVTMIASDGEVPVFGRNAPHPRSYGTFARVLAVYVREKGVLSLEEGVRKMTSLPAWRLGLPDRGILRPGMKADIAVFDPVRVRDTATFDRPHQYAEGFAHVIVNGQIIYEKGAMTPARPGRILYGPAKQK, encoded by the coding sequence ATGGCCGACAGCCGTAGGTTTGCACGCTCGACTTCCCTCCCGGCCATGCGCTGGGGATTGGTGGCCCTGGCCGGCGCGGTGCTCGCCGGGTGGACGACGATGGGCGTCCCCGCGCAGGAGGCACGCCGCTACGATTTGCTGCTGCGGGGCGGACACGTCATCGACGGTACGGGCAGCCCGTGGGTCAAAGCCGACGTCGCCGTCACCGGCGACACGATCGTGGCGATCGCGCCTCGCATCGACGGTCCGGCCGCGCGCGTCATCGATGTCACGGGCCTGGTCGTCTCGCCAGGGTTCATCGACATCCACACCCACGCACGCCGCGGGATCTTCGAGGTGCCGACGGCGGACAACTATACGCGGCAGGGTGTCACAACGATTTACGAGGGCCCGGATGGCAGCTCGCCACTGCCGATCAAGGCGTTCCTCGACCGCGTCGCCGCCACCCGCGTGTCGCCGAATTTCGGCACGTTCGTCGGACAGGGATCGGCCCGCGAGCAGGTCATCGGCACCGTCGACCGGAAGGCCACGCCAGCCGAGATCGACCGAATGCGCGAACTGGTGCGCCAGGGGATGCTCGACGGCGCCGTTGGCCTCAGCACCGGCCTGTTCTACGTGCCCGGCATCTTCACACCGACCGACGAGGTCGTCGAACTGGCCAAGGTGGCCGGGGCCATGGGCGGCATTCACGTCTCGCACATGCGCAATGAGGCGACGGGTGTGCTCGACAGTGTCCGGGAGACGATTGCCATCGGCGAACGCGGCGGCCTGCCCACGCAGGTCACGCACCACAAGATCATCGGCGTGCAGAACTGGGGCAAGAGCGTCGACACGGTGAAGCTCGTGCTCGACGCCCGGGCGCGCGGCGTCGATGTGACCATCGATCAGTACCCCTACACGGCGTCCGCCACCGGGATCAACGCCCTCTTCCCGCCCTGGGCTCTCGAGGGCGGCCGGGCGGACGTGGTCGGCCGGCTGAACGATCCGGCCCAGCGGCAGCGGATCAAGGCGACCGTCATCGACAACATCAAGTTCGACCGGGGTGGCGGCGACCCGAAGAACATCAGTGTCTCGTCGTGCCCGTGGGACGCGTCGCTGGCCGGGAAGAATCTCGCCGAGATCACCCGCCTGCGCGGACAGGATCCGACGATCGACAACGCCGCCGAGACCACGATGTGGATCGTCGAGAAGGGGGGCGCGAGCGGCATCTTCCACGCCATCGACGAGAAGGACCTCGAACGGATCATCGCGTGCCCGGTGACGATGATCGCGTCGGATGGCGAGGTGCCGGTCTTCGGCAGGAACGCGCCGCATCCGCGCAGCTACGGCACGTTTGCGCGCGTGCTCGCCGTCTACGTGCGCGAGAAGGGCGTGCTCAGCCTCGAGGAGGGCGTGCGGAAGATGACGTCGCTGCCCGCCTGGCGCCTCGGCTTGCCGGACCGCGGCATCCTCCGCCCTGGGATGAAGGCCGACATCGCGGTGTTCGACCCCGTGCGGGTCCGCGACACCGCGACCTTCGACCGCCCGCATCAGTACGCCGAAGGATTCGCGCACGTCATCGTGAACGGGCAGATCATCTACGAGAAGGGCGCGATGACCCCCGCCCGCCCCGGACGGATCCTGTACGGCCCGGCGAAGCAGAAATAG
- a CDS encoding PaaI family thioesterase, which yields MSPAGGAAFQVRHGRYAGESRVLDESDPSGGAFVSETRVRTFPHCYVCGAENKAGLHVPFSPDPAGGSRAEYVAQPEHVGWPGIIHGGLLFTLMDEAVASACTFAGLYCVTAKADARFRVSARVGMRLVITGRITFSSQRAVRARAEIRAGSDTGDILAELEAMMAITDPARFDMEARDGRQP from the coding sequence ATGTCGCCGGCCGGAGGAGCCGCCTTCCAGGTGCGCCATGGGCGGTACGCCGGCGAGTCGCGGGTGCTCGACGAGTCCGATCCGAGTGGAGGAGCTTTCGTGTCGGAAACCAGGGTCCGGACGTTTCCCCACTGCTACGTGTGCGGGGCCGAGAACAAGGCCGGTCTCCACGTCCCGTTCTCGCCCGATCCGGCGGGTGGCAGCCGCGCCGAATACGTGGCGCAGCCCGAACACGTCGGCTGGCCGGGGATCATCCATGGCGGTCTGTTGTTCACACTCATGGACGAGGCGGTCGCCTCGGCTTGTACCTTCGCCGGGTTGTACTGCGTCACGGCGAAGGCCGATGCGCGGTTCCGGGTGTCGGCACGTGTCGGGATGCGCCTCGTCATCACGGGCCGAATCACGTTCTCCTCTCAGCGTGCGGTCCGCGCTCGGGCAGAAATCAGGGCGGGCAGCGATACCGGCGACATCCTGGCGGAACTCGAGGCGATGATGGCGATCACCGATCCCGCGCGGTTTGACATGGAGGCACGCGATGGCCGACAGCCGTAG
- a CDS encoding diacylglycerol kinase family protein, with amino-acid sequence MSTLVIVNPVSGGRRRGLTWEQRLRIARAALDRHGDGGRVVMTEHAGHAHELARCGVAEGRRAVVAWGGDGTINEVASAVADTDVALGVVPAGSGNGLARELRLPRSPVEALDIAFAGSERLIDAGRVNGHWFVNIAGVGFDAAMAEAFNALGQQIRGPVRYVLSVARAGFTYQPVEYHIDVDGRHIRVHALLVALANLRQYGINAVIAPAARPDDGAMDLVIVESRGILGRLALVPRLFNRTIHRAPRVTILPARRVTIRAAQPMVFHCDGETWTAPDRVEAVTHPGALRIRVAAGAETSVNHA; translated from the coding sequence ATGTCCACGCTCGTCATCGTCAACCCGGTGTCCGGCGGACGTCGTCGCGGTCTGACCTGGGAACAGCGCCTTCGCATCGCGAGGGCGGCGCTCGACCGACACGGCGACGGCGGGCGCGTCGTGATGACCGAGCATGCCGGGCACGCGCACGAACTGGCTCGATGCGGCGTGGCCGAAGGCCGCCGGGCCGTGGTCGCCTGGGGTGGCGACGGAACGATCAACGAAGTGGCGTCGGCCGTGGCGGACACCGACGTGGCGCTCGGCGTGGTCCCGGCCGGTTCCGGCAACGGCCTGGCCAGGGAGCTTCGCCTGCCCAGGTCTCCGGTGGAGGCGCTCGACATCGCGTTCGCCGGCAGCGAGCGCCTGATCGACGCCGGTCGAGTCAACGGGCACTGGTTCGTGAACATCGCCGGCGTGGGTTTCGATGCCGCGATGGCCGAGGCGTTCAACGCGCTGGGACAGCAAATCCGCGGACCGGTCCGGTACGTCCTGTCGGTGGCCCGAGCGGGATTCACGTACCAGCCCGTTGAGTATCACATCGATGTCGACGGCCGGCACATCCGCGTTCACGCCCTGCTCGTGGCGCTGGCCAACCTGCGGCAGTACGGCATCAACGCGGTCATTGCGCCCGCCGCGCGGCCAGACGATGGAGCGATGGATCTGGTGATTGTCGAGTCCCGGGGAATACTGGGCCGCCTGGCGCTCGTTCCGCGCCTGTTCAACCGGACGATCCACCGGGCGCCCCGCGTCACCATCCTGCCGGCGCGCCGCGTTACGATTCGCGCTGCACAGCCGATGGTCTTCCACTGCGACGGCGAGACGTGGACGGCGCCCGACCGCGTCGAAGCCGTCACCCATCCAGGCGCCCTGCGGATCCGCGTGGCAGCCGGAGCCGAAACGAGTGTGAACCATGCCTGA
- a CDS encoding glutamine--tRNA ligase/YqeY domain fusion protein, with the protein MTTHADDSRKVRQAADSSSASAPLDFIREIIAEDLRAGRHTQVATRFPPEPNGYLHIGHAKSICLNFGVAREFGGTCNLRFDDTNPAKEDVEYVDSIIESVHWLGFDWGKRLFYASDYFERIYAYTVGLVRDGKAYVDELSAEEIREYRGTLTEPGRESPWRNRPVEENLDLFERMRKGEFEDGAKVLRARIDMSSPNFNLRDPVIYRIRHAAHHRTGDAWCIYPMYDYTHAISDAIEQITHSLCTLEFEDHRPLYDWTVENLPVPSRPRQIEFARLNLTYTVMSKRKLLQLVQEGLVSGWDDPRMPTIVGLRRRGFTPESIRDFAARIGVAKRENMVDVALLEDAVRDDLNKRAARAMAVLRPLRVVIENYPEGQVEEIELPNNPEDPAMGSRKVPFSRVLYIEQDDFREMPPPKYFRLSPGREVRLRGTYFVTCDRVVRDETSGEIVELRCTYDPATKSSSAPDGRKVKATIHWVSAAHALDAEVRLYDRLFTVPDLHDAEEGRDWKSYLNPNSLEALPHCRIEPSLAGAAPLSRFQFERLGYFCVDPETTGDRLVFNRTVPLRDSWARIAGKI; encoded by the coding sequence ATGACAACGCACGCCGACGACAGCCGCAAGGTCCGTCAGGCGGCCGACTCGTCTTCGGCCTCCGCGCCGCTCGACTTCATCCGCGAAATCATCGCCGAGGACCTGCGGGCCGGCCGGCACACGCAAGTGGCGACCCGGTTTCCCCCCGAGCCCAACGGCTATCTGCACATCGGCCACGCCAAGTCGATCTGCCTGAACTTCGGCGTCGCCCGCGAGTTCGGCGGCACCTGCAATCTGCGTTTCGACGACACGAATCCTGCCAAGGAGGACGTGGAGTACGTCGACTCGATCATCGAGAGCGTCCACTGGCTGGGCTTCGACTGGGGCAAGCGGCTCTTCTACGCGTCCGACTACTTCGAGCGGATCTACGCGTACACGGTCGGTCTCGTCCGTGACGGGAAGGCGTACGTCGACGAATTGTCGGCAGAGGAGATCCGCGAATACCGCGGGACGCTGACCGAGCCTGGCAGGGAAAGCCCGTGGCGGAACCGGCCGGTCGAAGAGAACCTCGATCTGTTCGAGCGGATGCGGAAGGGCGAGTTCGAGGACGGCGCCAAGGTGCTGCGGGCGCGGATCGACATGTCGTCGCCGAACTTCAATTTGCGCGACCCGGTGATCTACCGCATCCGTCACGCGGCGCATCACCGGACGGGTGACGCGTGGTGCATCTACCCGATGTACGACTACACCCACGCCATTTCCGACGCGATCGAGCAGATCACGCACTCGCTCTGCACGCTCGAGTTCGAGGACCACCGGCCGCTCTACGACTGGACGGTCGAGAACCTGCCCGTGCCGAGCCGGCCGCGTCAGATCGAATTCGCCCGCCTCAACCTCACCTACACGGTGATGAGCAAGCGCAAGCTGCTGCAGCTCGTCCAGGAGGGCCTCGTGTCGGGCTGGGACGATCCGCGGATGCCGACCATCGTCGGCCTGCGGCGGCGCGGCTTCACGCCCGAGTCGATCCGGGACTTTGCGGCGCGCATCGGCGTGGCGAAGCGCGAGAACATGGTGGACGTGGCCCTGCTCGAGGACGCCGTGCGCGACGATCTCAACAAGCGCGCGGCCCGCGCGATGGCCGTGCTGCGGCCGCTGCGCGTCGTCATCGAGAACTACCCGGAGGGGCAGGTCGAGGAGATCGAGCTCCCGAACAACCCGGAAGATCCTGCCATGGGCAGCCGCAAGGTGCCGTTCTCGCGCGTGCTCTACATCGAACAGGACGACTTCCGCGAGATGCCGCCGCCGAAGTACTTCCGCCTGTCGCCTGGCCGCGAGGTGCGCCTGCGCGGCACGTACTTCGTCACGTGCGATCGCGTCGTCAGGGACGAGACGAGCGGCGAGATTGTCGAACTGCGCTGCACCTACGACCCGGCCACGAAGAGCAGCTCCGCACCGGACGGCCGCAAGGTGAAGGCGACGATTCACTGGGTGTCGGCCGCACACGCGCTCGACGCCGAAGTCCGCCTGTACGACAGACTCTTCACGGTGCCGGACCTGCACGACGCCGAGGAGGGGCGGGACTGGAAGTCGTATCTCAATCCCAACTCGCTGGAGGCCCTGCCGCACTGCAGAATCGAGCCGAGCCTGGCCGGCGCGGCCCCGCTGTCCCGCTTCCAGTTCGAGCGCCTCGGCTATTTCTGTGTCGATCCCGAAACGACCGGCGATCGCCTGGTCTTCAACCGTACCGTGCCGCTCCGTGACTCGTGGGCCCGAATCGCCGGCAAGATCTGA
- the lpxD gene encoding UDP-3-O-(3-hydroxymyristoyl)glucosamine N-acyltransferase — translation MTLTAGAIAALVGGRVIGDRSRAVERPATLSAATPRDLSFVDDAKKWPDAESSRAGVIIAGPFAESSAREGATVICAQPRLAFARVARQLCPPVPPPRGIHRTAVVDPAVKSGQDVSIGPYAVIEAGVTLGDRVTIEAGVLIGRGVTIDADTTLKANVVVYAGTTIGRRVVVQAGTVLGSDGFGYVRDDATGRYEGFPQVGRLVIEDDVELGALCSVDRGALGETRIKRGTKLDNQVHVAHNVEIGEDVVIAAQTGVAGSSVIEDKVVVAGQVGIADHVRIGTGAILGAQAGVPTGKVIAGPGILFWGTPARPIKEYLKQLAVLARLARRQQKKDEG, via the coding sequence GTGACCCTCACGGCGGGCGCGATTGCCGCGCTCGTTGGCGGTCGCGTCATCGGCGATCGGTCGAGAGCGGTCGAGCGGCCGGCGACGCTGTCGGCCGCGACTCCGCGCGACCTCTCCTTCGTGGACGACGCGAAGAAGTGGCCCGACGCGGAGTCGTCGCGCGCCGGCGTCATCATCGCGGGTCCCTTTGCCGAGTCGTCGGCCCGCGAGGGTGCAACCGTCATCTGCGCCCAGCCCCGCCTCGCTTTTGCCCGCGTGGCGCGCCAACTGTGTCCACCCGTCCCGCCGCCCCGCGGCATCCATCGGACCGCGGTCGTCGACCCGGCAGTGAAGTCTGGCCAGGACGTCTCGATCGGGCCGTATGCCGTGATCGAGGCGGGCGTGACGCTCGGCGACCGGGTAACGATCGAGGCCGGCGTCCTCATTGGCCGGGGCGTCACGATTGACGCCGACACCACGCTGAAGGCCAATGTCGTCGTCTACGCCGGCACGACCATCGGGCGGCGCGTCGTGGTTCAGGCCGGGACCGTGCTCGGCAGCGACGGCTTCGGCTACGTGCGCGACGACGCAACGGGTCGATACGAGGGGTTCCCGCAGGTGGGCCGGCTCGTGATCGAGGACGACGTGGAACTTGGTGCGCTCTGTTCGGTGGACCGCGGCGCGCTGGGGGAGACGCGGATCAAGCGAGGCACCAAGCTCGACAACCAGGTGCACGTGGCACACAACGTCGAGATCGGCGAAGACGTCGTCATTGCCGCACAAACCGGAGTCGCCGGCAGTTCCGTGATCGAAGACAAGGTCGTTGTGGCCGGCCAGGTGGGAATTGCCGACCACGTGCGCATCGGGACCGGCGCCATCCTCGGTGCGCAGGCCGGAGTGCCCACCGGCAAGGTCATCGCGGGGCCGGGCATCCTCTTCTGGGGCACGCCGGCGAGGCCGATCAAGGAATATCTCAAGCAACTCGCGGTGCTGGCGCGGCTCGCGAGGAGGCAACAAAAGAAGGATGAAGGATGA
- a CDS encoding four helix bundle protein, with protein MKDLASRTREFAVCIVRFFATLPKTTEAQVIGKQMLRAGMSVGAHYREATRSRSNAEFVSKIEAGLQELEETQYWIEILRDVSMGKPEDLSALAREADELTAILVTVVKKRKAAR; from the coding sequence ATGAAAGACCTGGCGTCACGCACACGTGAGTTCGCTGTTTGCATCGTCCGCTTCTTTGCGACGTTGCCAAAGACGACAGAGGCACAGGTGATTGGCAAGCAGATGTTGCGGGCTGGAATGTCAGTGGGAGCTCACTATCGCGAGGCGACTCGGTCGAGATCGAATGCAGAGTTCGTCAGCAAGATTGAGGCAGGGCTTCAAGAGCTCGAAGAAACCCAATATTGGATCGAAATCCTGAGGGACGTTTCCATGGGCAAACCAGAAGACCTGTCGGCGCTGGCCCGAGAAGCCGATGAACTGACCGCAATCCTCGTCACCGTGGTCAAGAAGCGAAAGGCGGCAAGGTAA
- a CDS encoding cytochrome C oxidase subunit IV family protein, with translation MNQQAHAASHVIVPRSMYFTIFAALIVLTGLTTFVAFFDLGLANPIVALSIAVLKASLVVLFFMHMKYSSRLTWIIGGAAVFWLGILLVLILSDYAMRGWGG, from the coding sequence ATGAACCAACAGGCACACGCGGCGTCGCACGTCATCGTGCCGCGCTCGATGTACTTCACGATCTTCGCGGCGTTGATAGTCCTCACGGGGCTGACGACGTTCGTGGCGTTCTTCGACCTTGGGCTCGCCAACCCGATCGTCGCGCTGAGCATTGCCGTCCTCAAGGCCTCGCTCGTCGTGCTGTTCTTCATGCACATGAAATACAGCTCGCGCCTGACCTGGATCATCGGCGGTGCCGCCGTGTTCTGGCTCGGCATCCTGCTGGTGCTGATCCTGAGCGACTATGCGATGCGGGGATGGGGGGGGTAG